TGCCACAACGACAAGTGCCTTGCTACATGCAGTGGGTCTATTAGTCGGTTTTGAAAGCCAATTCGGCGATGATGTTGCCCTGCATATTGAGATTTTGGAGCTCGCAGTTTTCCTTCCAGTGAGCACTTCAGCGACGCTAGAGTGTGGAGGCAGTTGTTGGTTTGGATGTGTGCAGAGATCTCTTGTGAACCTTTTGTAAATTTTATTTTCTTCGGATCCTTGCTGCATAAATTTTGGGACACATCTCTTTGTCCAATTTGTCTAGCGGTTTGCACGTGTTTTTGTACTATGTATATTACTTTATACTATAATAATGCGTGGTTAGAAAACACTCAAAATAACTCATATCCACTCGCGCTTTCAACGTGGAAATATTTTTCACATGCCTTTTTTTTCCAATCAAATAGAAAAGACATGTTTGCTTCCGATGTACGCTTCTCATCATCATCGACGATTGTTGTTCTCGTGTgctggtcctatgaggccttaACCTGACGACTtaccgactgtctactacaataaggtttgttCGGCTCTGATAAGGGAGAGGTTATGACAGTGGCGCACCTTCAGCTCTTTTCAGCGCGTGTAGCTATCGTTAGAtggtctacggacctggatgtaattttttatgctTCTGGTGTTCATTTTACTACGTTAATGTTTAATAGATAGAAAGTTTTCTCGAAAAAAGATGGGCTGGTTTTGATCTTCCCTTTTTTTACTTGTATACTTTTATAAATGCCAAATAACTCAACATAACTCATATTCCGCCCCGCGGTTTCGACGCGGAAATATTTTCCACATGCCATTTTCAAATCCGATAGAAAAGACAGGCCggatctcatcatcctttttattcCTTTCTCTTGCGGTAAGCACGTCACCTTATCACCCATCCACACCAAACAAAACATTTCACCTGCGTCTGCATCTCCCGCCCACTAATCATGAATCAGGTGGCACCGTACCCCGCACGAGGCCAATAAAAAACCAGGCCAAAAGGAAAGCCAGCGAGCATACGGTAGGTGCGCACGACCGATCCACGAGCACGACAGTTCGTCCGGGCCCGACAAGCGCTCCACTGTCCAGCCGAACCATCACGCACCGATGATGGTGGATCGACGAGGCGCAACCAACCCAGTAACCTAACCCACCCGGCCACGCCGTACCGCCGTACCGCCGTACGGTCCGGCCAGCAGGTTATGGAGCCGACCTAACCTCCTTTTTCTTTTCCAATCCCAACGCTCCTGAAGAAAAGAAAgaatcccctcaaaaaaaaaaaaaaaagaaagaaacgcCATTGGCGGGCCGCACGCATCTCGGCTCCCCGCTCCACCGGGCCGCACGGCCTTTGCGTTGCGATCGGACAGCGAGGGCGCGCGTCGGCCTCGCGTGCCGCTGTCCCTCTCGCCTCGCCCCGTGCGGTACGCTTCTTGCTCTCTTTCTTTCTGGGAGGAGGAGACCCGGAGGAAGAAGGGGGAGCGGCGCCGTGCCACGACCGGGTACGATTTCCCGTGTACGGAACGTACGGCGTGCGCGCGCGCGCCATGCGTGATCCGGCTCATGCGGCTCAGGAGTATTCCGCCGTACGGCTCGCGGTTGCTGGCGAGAGCGCCCGCCTCGTGTGCTCCGCTCCGCTCACCCACCGCCCACTTGACCCTTGTCTCCCCGCTCCTGTCGCTGCCCCTCTTGTTCCGTTGCGCTCGGCCCTCCATCCGTTTCTGCCTGGAAAACACCTCGGCTGAGCTGTGACAGTCCATATTAAAATCGTTTCACCTGAAGCATTACCACACCCACACTTCAGACACATACtcgtgcagaaaataaaaaataaaatcggGCCCTGGGAGCATCTGGCGGAAATATGAATTCCCGTGAGTGCGTGGTGGGCAGGCAAGGCGTCGTGAGGTGTGTCGGCCATGCGATCCACGCGCCATGTCTGGCCCGCGCACTGCGCCACCCTACTGTTACTGTACCCGCCGGGCCGAGGCCGCAACCCCGGCGACGGATGGATCGGTGGCGGGTCGGGTCGCGCGCTGGAGCTGGACCCGGCGGGCGGGGGGAGCAGTGGTGGAGCGGGCGGACAGCGACGGGTACCGTACGGCGCGGGCCCCCACCATGTGCGGCGTCGCGCTCCCCATTCCGTGGTTACGGAACCGTACAAGGGCGGGTACGGAAGGGGCGACACCCGCGGGCCCCGCCCTCAcgtgccgtcgccctcgccgaTCCCGTTCCGGCGACGCCCGCCCGCCGGCCCGCAAGTGGAGTGGCGGACGCCCGCCCGACCCCCGGCACGCCACGTTCGCGCCTGTCCTCCTGCTCCGCCATGAGTGGGTCTCTTTTCCTTTGCCCCATCCATGGTCCATCAGTCTTTCCATGGCCGAGTTGATCCGGCTGCCGCCGATTCACGAATGGGGAAAAGACGGGTAGTAACTCGGCGAGCCCGACGTGTCGACCAACGCGCCGCCACGCCTCGCCGCACCGCAGGCGAGGTGACACGGGCGCGCCGCGCAGGCGATCCCGTCCCACTCAGCTCGAGCTCGACCCCGACCCCGTCCCACTCTCCCCTTGCACGGCAAGTACTCTCCGTGGTCCTATTCGTACGCCTCGCCCGTCCGTGTCGCCGACAAGCGGGCCCGAGGGGCTCCGGGACCCGCCTGTCGGCGTCGTGACGGGGAGCGATCTCGCGCCCGAGGCACGCGCGCGGGCGCTATATAGCGACGCCTGCGCCACCCGCCCATCGCTGCTCCCTACACTGTGCCTGCTGTGCTAGGCTAGCTCATTCACTGCGCGCGGCCGACCTCGCCTCGCCTCGGTATCTCCATCCCATCCTCCTCCGCACGCCACACCTTCGACCGAGCCGCGTGAGGGGAGCGGAAGAGGAGGCGATGAAGAAGGGGGGGCTGCTGCGGTGCGTGTCGACGGGGGCGTGCAGGGTGGCGCCGGGGGCCGTGGCGGAGATGGCGATCTCGCCGTCGGCGGCGTCGGGGAAGGTGCCGGCGGGGCACGTGCCGGTGGAGGTGGGCGCGGAGGGGGAGGAGACGGAGCGCTTCCTCGTGCCGGCCGAGCTGCTGGGCCGCCCGCCCATCGCCGAGCTGCTCCGCCGGGCCGCGCAGGAGTACGGCTAGGCGCGCCGTGGCCCGCTCCGCatcccctgccccgtcgccgccttCCGCCGCCTCCTCGGCGCGCTCGCCGGCGGGGACAGGGGCCACACGCCCGTCTACTACGCCGTAGTCGTCTGAATCTCATCGACGagggagcgagcgagcgagcggccTCGTGGCCGCTATAGCTTAATTTTAGCGTGATCTTGTTCCGTTTCTTGAGGGGTGGTGGCCGGTGCAGGGTCGTGTGCATGTGTTTGTGCTGTTCGATCGGTGGTTGTGCTTGCCCTCTCGATCGAGGGCTGAGGCTTCTAGCTAGACTCCATTTGGGACTCGTTCTTCTTCAGCTCTTGCTACTTTTCCTCTCTCTTTTTCTGGGAAATAATATGTATGTAAATTTGTACATCCAGATCTATGATGAGATGCTACTGAATTCTATGAACTAGTACGTGCAAATCTTTGCCTCCCTGTTCGTTCAGTTTCTTTTCGTTACACCTGTATTCTTCACTGGTGTTCTTCATGCAGCTATAACTAATTTCCTCGTGTTAGTAGGAGTAGATCAGACGCAGTCCAGATGATATGCATGGCCCAAAGATGTCTAACCCTTCGCTTATCTGCTACTTTGTCTCATGTCCCAACTTTGTAGGGTACTGTCTTGAGCCTCGATAACCGTATACATACACGTCCTGTGTGATTTTTCACGATACCCATCACAGAATGCGTATCTGTgcaaacaaaagaaaaggaaaacaaatcTTCTTTTTCTTATGGTATAGGTTTCCTTTCGCTAGATATTTTCTCCGTCCGTCCTTCCATTTGGGCCACACTCTGCCGTGCATGTTGCATCAGTCCTCCAGTCTAGTCTAGCTAGCTAGTCTCAACAACTCGCCCCAAGGTCCAAGGACAACGTAAAGGAAGGGCCAGCAAAGAATTTAAGGAGCGCACGCACTG
The window above is part of the Triticum aestivum cultivar Chinese Spring chromosome 2A, IWGSC CS RefSeq v2.1, whole genome shotgun sequence genome. Proteins encoded here:
- the LOC123190160 gene encoding auxin-responsive protein SAUR41; its protein translation is MKKGGLLRCVSTGACRVAPGAVAEMAISPSAASGKVPAGHVPVEVGAEGEETERFLVPAELLGRPPIAELLRRAAQEYG